From a single Fulvivirga ulvae genomic region:
- a CDS encoding tetratricopeptide repeat protein produces METNFQAPVLTGMGEHTMEITTESIYTQRFFKQGLILAYGFNHAEAIRSFKEAIRQDDECAMCYWGLAYALGPNYNVGMDESVNQEAYNAAQMALKLADDVTQREKHLIKAMAERYAPEFKNRKELDRAYAEAMRMAYEAFPEDSDIAAIYAESLMDLHPWDLYTAIEGEPKIWTPEIVKIIEQAMESNPRNPMPIHLYIHATEASSTPERALDMAMKLGEMVPGAGHLVHMPSHTYIRTGDYHLGTLANERAVEVDSSYLASCSAQGLYPLALYPHNLHFLTACAALEGNGAKAINAAFRLAQKVDRQAMKQKEWAGLQHFSTIQYNVLVKFAQWETILQLWEPELDYPKAIWHYARGMAYVGLGKTGQAQEELDLLTGIAGKPGLREISIWDINTVDQLVLIAQKVLDAEILRAGGQHAEAEIRLKQAIGLEDRLNYQEPPDWFFSVRHVLGDLYMQMGQYSQAENIYREDLKIYRKNGFALHGLKASLLHQGKVDEAVLVGEEFRMAWKYADTQLKYSRVNPETRKNIKTKMQQNLPGDLISIALTFCGFDR; encoded by the coding sequence GTGGAAACCAACTTTCAGGCACCAGTATTGACGGGTATGGGAGAGCACACAATGGAGATTACCACTGAGTCCATTTATACCCAAAGGTTCTTTAAGCAGGGACTTATATTGGCCTATGGTTTTAATCATGCAGAAGCCATCAGGTCCTTTAAAGAAGCCATCAGGCAGGATGATGAATGTGCCATGTGCTATTGGGGGCTTGCTTATGCCCTTGGTCCGAACTACAATGTAGGTATGGATGAATCTGTCAACCAGGAAGCATACAACGCAGCACAAATGGCACTTAAGCTAGCTGATGATGTTACCCAAAGGGAAAAGCATCTTATTAAGGCCATGGCAGAGCGATATGCCCCTGAGTTTAAAAACCGAAAAGAGCTGGATAGGGCATATGCCGAAGCCATGCGAATGGCGTATGAAGCTTTCCCTGAAGACTCGGATATAGCGGCAATATACGCAGAGTCCTTAATGGATCTGCACCCATGGGACTTGTACACTGCAATAGAAGGGGAGCCCAAGATATGGACGCCTGAAATTGTAAAAATTATAGAGCAGGCTATGGAAAGTAATCCTCGCAATCCTATGCCAATACATCTTTATATCCATGCTACCGAGGCATCTTCTACGCCAGAGCGTGCCCTGGATATGGCTATGAAATTAGGCGAAATGGTTCCGGGGGCAGGTCACCTTGTACATATGCCCTCGCATACCTACATCCGTACCGGTGATTATCACTTAGGTACACTGGCCAATGAAAGAGCTGTTGAAGTTGATAGTTCATACCTGGCTTCCTGCTCCGCACAAGGACTGTACCCGTTGGCACTATATCCGCACAACCTTCATTTTCTTACAGCATGTGCAGCCCTGGAGGGTAACGGTGCAAAGGCTATCAATGCCGCATTCAGACTGGCTCAAAAGGTGGATAGACAGGCTATGAAGCAAAAGGAATGGGCCGGACTTCAGCATTTTTCAACTATACAATACAACGTGCTTGTAAAATTTGCCCAGTGGGAAACGATACTGCAACTATGGGAGCCTGAACTCGATTACCCCAAAGCCATATGGCACTATGCCAGGGGTATGGCCTATGTCGGATTGGGTAAAACAGGTCAGGCGCAGGAAGAGCTTGACCTACTAACCGGTATTGCCGGAAAGCCCGGCCTCAGGGAAATAAGTATATGGGATATCAATACGGTGGATCAGCTGGTTTTGATAGCGCAAAAAGTACTTGATGCAGAAATACTCAGGGCCGGCGGGCAGCATGCTGAGGCCGAAATCAGGTTGAAGCAGGCCATCGGGCTCGAGGATAGGCTAAACTATCAGGAGCCACCTGACTGGTTTTTCTCAGTCAGGCATGTCCTCGGAGATTTGTATATGCAAATGGGGCAATACAGCCAGGCAGAAAACATCTATAGGGAAGATTTGAAAATTTACAGGAAAAATGGCTTTGCCCTCCATGGCCTCAAAGCCAGCTTACTGCATCAGGGCAAAGTAGACGAGGCCGTATTAGTGGGAGAGGAGTTTCGCATGGCCTGGAAGTATGCGGATACTCAATTGAAATACTCCAGAGTAAACCCTGAAACACGTAAAAATATTAAGACCAAAATGCAGCAGAATTTGCCTGGAGACCTGATATCCATAGCGCTGACATTTTGTGGATTTGACAGATAG